GTCCCGATTGAAGTCGACCAGCGACCCGGTGACGACGATCGAAAGGCCGGCCAGCGTCTGCTCGGGCCGGTCGGTGGCCTCGTCGGCCATCCGGACGCCGGCTTCCTCCCATTTCCGGAGGATCTCCAGATGCCAGTCGACCTTGAACCATTCGGTCAACGCGGCGGCAATGGTCGGCCCGACCCCGTCGACCGCGGCCAGTTCCTCCTGCCGCTCGTCGGTCGCGACCGCGCGGATCGCGTCCATGGAGCCGAAATGGCCGGCCAGCGCCCGCGCCGCGGTCGGCCCGACGTGCCGGATCGACAGCGCGACCAACACCCGCCACAGCGGCTGGTCCTTGCGCGCCTGGAGGTTGAGCAGCAGCTTGCGACCCATCTCCGTGAGCTCGCCGTCCTTGGCCCGCAGGAAGATCGGCACCGTCTTGAGGGTCTCCTCGGTGAGGCCGAAGATGTCTCCCTCGTCGGTGATCGCCCCGGCCGCAAGCAGGCCGGTCGCCGCCTCGTACCCCATGCCCTCGATGTCGAACGCACCTCGGCCGGCCAGGTGGAACACCCGCTCCCGGAGCTGGGCCGGGCACGTTCGCGAGTTGGGGCAACGGATGTCGATGTCGCCCTCCTTCATCGGACGCAGCTCGGTCCCGCATTCCGGGCAGTGCGTCGGCATCTCGAAGGCGCGCAGTTGTCGCCCCTCACGCAGTTCCACCACCGGCCCCAGGATCTCCGGGATGACGTCGCCGGCCTTGCGCAGAACGACGGTGTCACCGATCAGGACGCCCTTGCGGACCACCTCCTGGGCGTTGTGCAGGGTCGCCTGGCTGACCGTGGACCCGGCCACCAGCACCGGCTCCATCACCGCGAACGGCGTGACCCGCCCGGTCCGGCCGACATTGACCACGATGTCCAGCAGAAGGGTGGTCGCCTCTTCGGGCGGGTACTTGTAGGCGATCGCCCATCGCGGAGCCCGCGAGGTCACCCCCAGTCGGCGCTGCAGGGCCAACTCGTCCACCTTGACGACCAGACCGTCGATGTCGTGACTGACGTCGTGGCGGTGCTCGTGCCAGTAGGTGATCCGGGCCAGCACCTCGTCGGTGGTGTGCAGCACCAGGTTGTGATCGGACACCGGAAGCCCCCAGGCCCGGAGCCGTTCGTAGGCCTGGCTCTGACGTTCGATGTCGAACCCGCGGCGCGCCCCGATGCCGTGGCACAGCATGGTCAAGGGGCGTGAAGCGGTGATCCGGGGGTCCTTCTGTCGCAACGAGCCGGCGGCGGAGTTGCGCGGATTGGCGAACGGGGCCTTTCCGGCCGCGACGAGCTGGGCGTTCAGGTCGGCGAATCCGGCCAGCGGGAAGAAGACCTCGCCACGGATCTCGACGAACTCCGGCACGTCGTGCCCACCGTCGTCAGCCAGCCGGTGCGGGATCGTCTTGATCGTCTTGACGTTCGGCGTGACGTCCTCGCCGACTCGCCCGTCTCCGCGGGTGGCGGCCCGGATCAAACGACCGTTCTCGTAGGTCAGATTGATGGCCAGGCCGTCGATCTTCAGCTCGGTCAGCCAGCTCACCTCGCCGCCGGCATCACGCTTCGCCTTGTCCAGCCAGTCGACCATGTCCTGGGCCGAGAACACGTTGTCCAGACTGAGCAAACGCTCGGCGTGTTCGACCGGAGCGAACCCGGTGGAGAACCCCGACCCGCCGACCCGCTGGGTCGGTGAGTCCGGCGTCAGGAGGACCGGGTATCGCTCCTCGAGCGCCTGCAGCTCACGGAACAACTCGTCGAACTGGGCGTCCGACATCGTGGGCGCATCCAGCACGTAGTAGCGGAACTGGGCATCGGTGACCTCCTGCGACAGTTCGGCGTGCCGTTGGGCGGCCTCCGTGGGCACGTCGAGGCTGGGAGCCGGGAGTGCGACCTGCGCGGATTCGTCAGGAGTGGTCGTCGTGCTCATGCTGAGAGCCTAGCCAGGAACCCCGACAGCGAGCGGTTCGACGCAGGTTCGACGCAGGAGTGGCTGATCGCGAGGCAGTGCGCAGACGGTGCTCCGGGGGGCGGCGCGGGGCCGCGCGCGGCTCGACGCACAAAGTCCACCGCTTCCGTGACCCCCGTTCACCCCAGCTACATCCGTCCACCCGAGCCACACCCCGCTCCGGGGCGGGAACGGGTGTGACGGTGGCTAACCGGTGTGACGGTGGCAAACCGGTGTGACGGTGGCTAACCGGTGTGACGGTGGCAAACCGGTGTGACGGCGTCGCCGTTCCATCGCCACCTCACCGGCTCAGCCCACCGGCCCGACCTCGCGGCAGCGATCCGGCGAAGTTCCGTACCAGCCGGAGGTCGACGTGAGCGTGCTCACTCCGGCCGCCGGAACATCGCCTCGAGCGCGATAGTTGACACGTCATGATGCGCTGCGTTGCCGACGCGTCGCACGCCGAACCACGGAGGCCATCCCTTGTCCACGTTGAAGATCATCATCGCGTCCACCCGCCCGGGTCGCATCGGCCTGCCCATTGGGACCTGGATCGCCCAGGTGGCGCGGACCCACGGCGGCTTCGACCGGGTCGAGGTCCTCGATCTGGCCGAGATCGACCTGCCCTTCATGAACGAGCCGAACCACCCCCGACTGCGCCAGTACGTGCACCCGAAGACGATCGCCTGGTCCGAGGCCGTCGATTCGGCCGACGCGTTCATCTTCGTCTCTCCCGAGTACAACTTCTCGATGACGGCACCGTTGAAGAACGCGCTGGATTTCCTGTCGGCCGAGTGGGCCTACAAGCCCGTCGGCCTGGTCACCTACGGCGGCATGTCGGGCGGATTGCGTGCGGCCCACGACATCCGCCAGGTGGTGCCCGTGCTGCGGATGATCCCGATCCCGGAAGCCGTTGCCCTGCCGGTGGTCTTCCCGCAGATCGTCGACGGAGAGTTCGTCCCCAATGACGCCAACACCGGCGCGGCGAACGTCATGCTGGACGAGCTGGTCAAGGTCAGCGCGGCTCTGGCACCGCTCCGCGCAACGGTCTGACCGTCGGGGCCTGAGCCGAAGTTGTGTCAGGCTGGAGCAGTGAAATTCGATCCGCTTGATCTACCGGATGCCGCTCGGGTCTTCCTGACCGAGCGGCATCTGGCCTCTCTGATCACTTTGCGCGTCACCGGGACCCCGCACGTGGTGCCGGTTGGCTTCACCTATCTGGACGGCATCGCCCGCGTGATCACCAACGACGGATCGATCAAGGTGCGCAACGCCTCTCGCGTCGGCGCCCGGGCCGCACTGAACCAGATCGACGGCCGGTTCTGGCTCACCCTGGAGGGCCCGATCTCGGTGTCGCGTGATCCGGACGACGTCGCACTGGCCGTGGAGCTGTATGCCCGGCGATACCGGCAGCCGCGTATCAACCCGACCCGCGTGGTGCTGCTGATGGCCGTGGACCGCATCATGGGCAACATCTGACCGGCCATCTGCACCTCATCTGACCGCCCGTATCCGGCATGGATCAACTTCGCCGATTTGGGACGCGCGGGACAGAAGTCAACAACTTGATCCAGGCCTGAGAAGTTGATCCACGCCGGATACGGGGTCACCAGCCTTCGGGCGGGTCCTGGAAGGCTTGGGCGAGTTGACGAACGGTCTTCATGGCGTCGAGGGCCCAGTCGTGATCGGCGCCGGCCAGCCCACAGGTCGGAGTCGGCACCACGCGCTGCGAGAGGGTCTCGCGGGGGAAGCCCAGCCGGTCGAAGGTGCCGAGCACCGGGGCAGCCCAGCTCCTCAGATCGGGCGCGCGGCCGGTGGGCCGGACACCGGGAACCAGGCCGGCCAGGAAGACGGTGCCGCCCTCGACCAGCTCGCCGATCGGGTCCAGCCGAGCCGCACTGGTACCGACGTCGGTGAAATCGACCGACAGCGCGTCGAAACCGGCCGCCCTCAGCAGCCGGTGGGGCGCCGACTCGTGGCAGCAGTGGACAACCGTCGGCACCTCGCCGAGGGCGTCGGTCACCCGCTGCAGTACCTGCCCGACCCGTTGCCGATCCACCGCCCGGACGGTTCCGAAACCGCTTGGCGTGGACAGCATTCCGGAAATGACGGCCGGCACCGACGGCTCGTCGATCTGCACGACGAACGACGTGCCGGGCAGCCGCCGACCGAGCTCGGAGAGGTGATCGAGCAGACCCTGCGTCAACGACGCGGCCAGGTCGTCCACCGCTCCGTCGTCGATCAGAGCGCGGTTCCCCGATCCCACCTCGACCTGGGCGGCCAGGGTCCAGGGACCACAGACCTGCACCTTGACCCAGTCGGCACCGGCGTACTGCTCGGTCGCGGCGTCCAGGTCCCACTCAAGAAAGTCCTTGGCCCGGCGGACATCCCGCCCCGGGCGGCGCATGACCCGCCACCCCGACGGCACCACCTCGGCGAAGACGTCGACCAACAGGCCCACCGTCCGCCCGACCATGTCGGCGCCGACGCCCCGATCGGGCAACTCGGCCAGATACGGCAGATCGGGCAGCTCACCGGCGATCATCCGGGCCGCCTCGTCCGGCGAATCCCCGGGCAGCGAACCGATTCCGGTGGCCACCCCATCGTGCCAGGACCGCTTGACGCGCAACGGAACGATGGTCTCGATGTCAGACCCGGTCGCGATCTCGATCCCGCCCCGATCCCGCTGGTCGTTCACGGCTGGCGCCGGCGACGTCGGGCCGACCGATGACGGCCGATGACCGCGGTGGGTGAACCGTCCAACTCAGAAAGGGATCGGAATGCCGAGCAGAGCACGTGGACTCATCCTGCCTTGGTGATGGTTCCGGCGCCGATGACATAGTCGTTGCCCTCGTCGTACAACACCACGGTCTGCCCGGGAGCAATACCGCGGATGGTCTCGTCCAGCGTCAATCGCAGGTGGCCGTCGACCAGATCCACCGATCCGGCCACGTTGCCACCGTGGGCACGTACCTGGGCGACCGTCCGGAACGGGAAGTCCGGGGCCACCCCGGTGGAGAACACCACCCGGCCGGCGGTGATCACCGAAACATCAAGGCCGGTCACCGGTCCCACCTTGACGGTGCCGCTGATCGGCTCGATCCCGAGTACGTACCGCGGCTTGCCGTCGGCGGCCGGACGGCCGAGTCCGAGGCCCTTGCGCTGCCCCACGGTGTACGCGAAGAACCCGTCGTGCTCACCGAGCACCTCACCGGTCTCGGCGTCGACCACCGAACCGGGCTGGGCGCCGAGCTTCTCGACCAGGTAGCCGTGGGTGTCGCCGTCCGGGATGAAGCAGATGTCGTACGAGTCGGGCTTGGCCGCCACGGCGAAACCGCGGCGCGCGGCCTCGGCCCTGACCTGCTCCTTCGTCATCTCGCCGAGCGGGAACATGGTGTGCGCCAACTGATCGGCGGTCAACACAGCCAGCACGTACGACTGATCCTTGGCCTCGTCCACGCTGCGGTGGAGGACCCCGTCGATGAGCTTCACGTGATGCCCGGTCGCCACGGCGTCGAAGCCGAGCGCGACCGCCCGGTCCAGCAGCGCCGCG
This window of the Nakamurella panacisegetis genome carries:
- a CDS encoding NADPH-dependent FMN reductase, with translation MSTLKIIIASTRPGRIGLPIGTWIAQVARTHGGFDRVEVLDLAEIDLPFMNEPNHPRLRQYVHPKTIAWSEAVDSADAFIFVSPEYNFSMTAPLKNALDFLSAEWAYKPVGLVTYGGMSGGLRAAHDIRQVVPVLRMIPIPEAVALPVVFPQIVDGEFVPNDANTGAANVMLDELVKVSAALAPLRATV
- a CDS encoding uroporphyrinogen decarboxylase/cobalamine-independent methonine synthase family protein; its protein translation is MNDQRDRGGIEIATGSDIETIVPLRVKRSWHDGVATGIGSLPGDSPDEAARMIAGELPDLPYLAELPDRGVGADMVGRTVGLLVDVFAEVVPSGWRVMRRPGRDVRRAKDFLEWDLDAATEQYAGADWVKVQVCGPWTLAAQVEVGSGNRALIDDGAVDDLAASLTQGLLDHLSELGRRLPGTSFVVQIDEPSVPAVISGMLSTPSGFGTVRAVDRQRVGQVLQRVTDALGEVPTVVHCCHESAPHRLLRAAGFDALSVDFTDVGTSAARLDPIGELVEGGTVFLAGLVPGVRPTGRAPDLRSWAAPVLGTFDRLGFPRETLSQRVVPTPTCGLAGADHDWALDAMKTVRQLAQAFQDPPEGW
- a CDS encoding pyridoxamine 5'-phosphate oxidase family protein is translated as MKFDPLDLPDAARVFLTERHLASLITLRVTGTPHVVPVGFTYLDGIARVITNDGSIKVRNASRVGARAALNQIDGRFWLTLEGPISVSRDPDDVALAVELYARRYRQPRINPTRVVLLMAVDRIMGNI
- the ligA gene encoding NAD-dependent DNA ligase LigA produces the protein MSTTTTPDESAQVALPAPSLDVPTEAAQRHAELSQEVTDAQFRYYVLDAPTMSDAQFDELFRELQALEERYPVLLTPDSPTQRVGGSGFSTGFAPVEHAERLLSLDNVFSAQDMVDWLDKAKRDAGGEVSWLTELKIDGLAINLTYENGRLIRAATRGDGRVGEDVTPNVKTIKTIPHRLADDGGHDVPEFVEIRGEVFFPLAGFADLNAQLVAAGKAPFANPRNSAAGSLRQKDPRITASRPLTMLCHGIGARRGFDIERQSQAYERLRAWGLPVSDHNLVLHTTDEVLARITYWHEHRHDVSHDIDGLVVKVDELALQRRLGVTSRAPRWAIAYKYPPEEATTLLLDIVVNVGRTGRVTPFAVMEPVLVAGSTVSQATLHNAQEVVRKGVLIGDTVVLRKAGDVIPEILGPVVELREGRQLRAFEMPTHCPECGTELRPMKEGDIDIRCPNSRTCPAQLRERVFHLAGRGAFDIEGMGYEAATGLLAAGAITDEGDIFGLTEETLKTVPIFLRAKDGELTEMGRKLLLNLQARKDQPLWRVLVALSIRHVGPTAARALAGHFGSMDAIRAVATDERQEELAAVDGVGPTIAAALTEWFKVDWHLEILRKWEEAGVRMADEATDRPEQTLAGLSIVVTGSLVDFNRDEAKAALLERGAKAAGSVSGKTSFVVVGDSPGSKYDKAVSLKVPILDEAGFKVLLIDGPDAARAVAQIGEAAADVGKES
- the mnmA gene encoding tRNA 2-thiouridine(34) synthase MnmA; this encodes MRVLAAMSGGVDSAVAAALAVDAGHEVTGVHMALSRQPGTLRTGSRGCCTVEDAFDARRVCDLLGIPYYVWDFSAEFAEGVVDDFLAEYAAGRTPNPCLRCNEKIKFAALLDRAVALGFDAVATGHHVKLIDGVLHRSVDEAKDQSYVLAVLTADQLAHTMFPLGEMTKEQVRAEAARRGFAVAAKPDSYDICFIPDGDTHGYLVEKLGAQPGSVVDAETGEVLGEHDGFFAYTVGQRKGLGLGRPAADGKPRYVLGIEPISGTVKVGPVTGLDVSVITAGRVVFSTGVAPDFPFRTVAQVRAHGGNVAGSVDLVDGHLRLTLDETIRGIAPGQTVVLYDEGNDYVIGAGTITKAG